The genome window GAAGGGGGCTTCTTACACAATTGTCCAGTAGCTTCAGCCTGAGTGGCAGGCTCCAGGTTTGGCCCAGACTTAGTGGCCTACATTGCTGCTCTCAAGGAACATAGGTTGTGGACACCATCATGACAGTCTCCCTCTGCTTTGCTCCAGCTCACCCTATCACCCAGAAAAGAGTGTATACACTCCTCTGGCATCCCAATACTTGTCTGGAGCCACAATCTCTATGACTGCCAGCCAAGGGACACCTCCAGAGAGACTGGCTCTGGTGTACAAGCGAGGCTTATACTTGCAAGCCCAcaggactatatatatatacaagaggcccagtgcatgaaaattcatgcactggagcgggggttcctcagcccggcctgccccctctcacagtccaggagccctcaggggtgggaggtgacccagcaatcaggggaaggcaacgcccccatcacacctctgctgctgtcactgctggcagcgcaagcctcagctggccctggttacctgagcctcaggtgaccctgggcagctgggcagccaccatccgaggatTGCCTGCACCTCTGgttggccctgagtggctgggcaacctccatctgaggcttgcctgcacctcgggccagccctgggtggctgggaaacctccatcagaggcttgcctgcacctcgggccagccctgggtggctggggggctgaggggactgggcaccaccatctgtggctgtgggcgccgccatatttgtgagggcatgacagtcaattagcatattccctctttattatataggatttgcattCTTTTAAAAGCTGCTGCCTTGAGAGTCTGGCTTACAACCGGCCTGAATCCAGGAGGTGAGACCCTTCCCTTCAGGACACTGACAGGTCTTGGCACACATTCAAGTACGGCTTGGACGAGCACAAAAATTTGAAAGACAACTAAGAGCTGAAACAGGGTTGAATGACAAGGTTCCTCTCCTACAATAGGCCACTTCCCTTCAAGATGGGAGAGGTGGTTGTTTTAACTACTGTACAGAAACCAACACAGAGTCaagcaaaatgaagaaacagagaaatatactgcaaatgaaagaacaagaaagaacAAGATAACACTTTAGGAAAAAAACTTGATGAAAGAGAGATACTGTACCTAATAatgaattcaaagtaatggtcaTAAAGATGCTTGCcgaactgggtggggggggggggggaatggattAACAAAGTAAGAACTTCAACAATGAGATGGGAAGCATAGGAAATACCAAACAGAAGTCACAGAGCTAAAAAACTCATTGACTgaactaaaaatatattagaggAGTACAAGAGCAGACCAGATGAAGCAGAAAAGGTAAGTCAACTTGTCAACTTGAAGACAAGGGAGTGGAACTCACCCAAACAGAgcagcaaaaattaaaaagaacttaAGAAAAAGTGAAGAAAGTTTAAAGGAATTATGGGACATCAAATGGATTAACATTTCCATCATAGCTCTcccaggaggagagggaaaggggaagaaatcttatgtgaagaaataatggctgaaaactttcctaaccctGAGAAGAAAACAGACACCCAGattcaggaagctcagagagttccaaataagaggaacccacaccaagacacattataattaaagtgTCAAAAGTTAAATCAAGAAgagttttaaaagcagcaagagaacaCTTCTTGTGTACAAGGATGAGagaaatcactgatcggctgtctcctaccAATAAGGAGACAGATAAGACTATCAAcagatttttcagcagaaactttgcaggccagaagtgaGTGGCATGATATATTCAAAaggctgaaagaaaaaaactgcCAACCAaaaatactctacccagcaaaatgctcattcagaaatgaaggagacaagcaaaagctaaaggagttcatcaccaccaattAGAcgttacaagaaatattaaagggactTCAAGCCAAAATGAAAGGGTGTTAGTAATAAGAACACATATGAAAGAATAACTCTCACtggaaaagtaaatatataataaaggtaTTGGACTAATCACCTCAGACTCGGCACAATACGTTTTTtctcttaaaacttttttttttaaacttctcagtacggcctagctggtgtggctcagtggttgagcatcgacccatgaaccaggaagtcaccttaggatcccgttcagggcacatgcctaggttgcaggcaagctgatcaacaattctctctcatgattgacgtttctctctccccctcccttcctctctctctaatcaataaaataataaaatctctcgctctagcctgtttggctcagtgtataaagCGTCcggcgtaggcctgcggactgaagggttcccggTTCCATataggtcaagggcacatgcccgggttgcgggctcaatccccaataggggcatacaggaggcagccgatcaatgattctatctcttgccccctctcccttcctctctgaaatcaatttaaaaaaaatttttaaagaaagaaaaaaacttctCATTACGCAGTTCaggcttccctccccttctctcactGCAGGTGGGCAAGGCTGGAATTAGGTAGTTACCCAAAGGactaaaatgggcaaagaaaacaaacaaacgagAACTGAATGTAACTGTGAGCGTTCCTGAACGAGCGCAGCAGGAACGTTCACTTCTGTCCTTTAACGCGTCCTCCTCACAAGGAGGCGGCAGGCAGGGCGGCGGAGGGCGCCCGGAGACCACTGCGGCCCCCGCGCCTGCGGACCGTGAACACACCGGCAGGCCCGCCCGTGGGGTGAGGAGTCCGCGGCCCCGCACTCCGCCCAGGCCTCAAGGAGCAGCGACGGACCGGGGACGGAGCGCAGGGcagggggccgggaggagggatggaggggcgCCGCCCCGACGTGAGGCTCGGTAGCGGGCGGGCCCCGGACTCACGTTTGTACTCGGCCATCAGCCTCTTCAGCGCCGTCCCCGCCATCGTCGGGGAAACAGCTGTGCCGTCGGACGTCGCCGCTAACCGCTCGTATCCTCCCGCCCGAGGACCGGGTTACTTCCGGGTCACTGCCGGGGTCACAGAAGCCCTTCCGGCTGCGGGGCGCGCGCGTGGGGCGGGGCAGGCGCGGAAGTGAGGGGGGCTCGCAGAAAGGGGCGGAGCGTGGCCAGGGGCGGAGCGGGACGGTCgtggggaggggacgggagcgTGGCGTGGAGGGGGACGAGCGTCTCCGGCCCTTAATCCCGGTGGCTCGGCCCTACGGCCGCTTCTCCCAGCCCCGGTTCCTGAagggcctggtcttccccaagaTTCCAGGGTGGCGTGCCTGGTAACCGCCTGTTCCGTCACGGCGGCCGCAGGAGGGTCCAGTGGGGGACGGGGACGAAGGACGGCGCGTCGGCCGAGCGGGGGACGCAAGCTGGGCAGAGGTCATTTAGatagggtattttttttaaatatatttttattgatctcagagagggagggagagatagaaacatcaatgagagaatcattgatcggctgcctcccgcatgccccttactggggatgagcccttggctggaatccaacccgggaccctccatcggcaggccgaggctctgttcactgagccacaccagccagggcagggcatcTTTTAGAGACACCGGGAGGAGGGGGCCAGGATGAAGGCGCTGCAGTCGGTGGTGCCACCGCCGCTAGGAGCCAGTTCCTGATGCGGCCCAACTGCAGCCAAAGGAGACGGGCTCCTAAGACAGTGACGCCCCGAGTTCGGTCAGGGGTTAGGTTTGGAAAGGGTTTGGCGATGGTGGTGGGTTTATTCTGCCAGCGCGGCCACAACTCAGGGTGCCCAGGCtcggccccagggagggaggaacgTGGGGAGCCCCGGAGGACCCAGGCCTCGGCCAGCCCGCTGACCAGCATGACCCGGGTTCTGAGTAGCAGGTGTGATATGTGAGGGCTTCCTAGGCAATCACACGGAGGCGGCCACGTTCAGAATGAAAGGTGTCTTTTGTATCTTTGACAACTAACGTTCTGAAGTATAAAAGGTCTCTCACAGTTGAACCCAGTTAAAAGTAGATTTAACCTTAGTATCTTGCTTCCCCGGCTCTGAGCTTGTGCCGCACAGCAGGTGACACCTACTGGGGTTTTCCTGGGAGCCAGGgttcctgggctgagggactttcAGTGCTGACATGGGGTCGTGCCAGCTGGGACCCTGGCACCACTAACAGGATAAATAGTGCCTATCTTCTCCTGAAGCATCAATTTAACTCTAAGATCCTAGGAGTTAGATTTATGTAAATgtatttccttaattttattgatttttagaggaaaagagaaacatcgatttgttgctcaacttatttatgcattcattggttgatttttttatgtgccctgactgggaatcgaacccacaaccttggcatatcgggaggACGCTCTAACCGAGTTACCCAACTAGGgcctgtaaatatttttaatatattaataccaAGAGGTATTATTCCAAATGCACAATTTGCATAAATTTTGAGAGAAAAGATAACCTCAAGGACATGCCTTGTTCTTTCTTCTTCGGTCAGTGCAGTGGGTGGGAATTCAAGCAGCACTGCTCTGACGTCCCAAACTCTTAGCCTCACTCTCCTAACTTAAGGAAATGCAGGGGCTCCTCTGCGGATGCaatgccccccacctccactctccGGGACACCTCGCAAATTACTCAGTCCCTGGGATGTGCTTGAACCCATCTACTCTGGCTGGTGTAAATGATCAGGTGTGAGAGTAGACGTGCTATATCCCAGCTCCCCTTCATCTTTCAGCTTCTACTAACCTGACCTGAAGGACTAACTAAAACAGCGAGGTCATTTTCAAACCTGGTCTTGTCACAGCACAGTCCCCTGGGAAGTTCTGTCACATTAGCAGTTCATTCAGCTGCAAAGCAAACAAGGTTGTCAATCACACAGAAGAAAACCGTCTGACAGTAAGGCACCAAACAACTGGAGAGGCCAGACTGATGTCCAAAGCAGCTGCCTCCAAAACCCACACTCTTTACATGTGGCATCACAGTGCCAGTTTAGCTTACTTACCCCACGGGAGAGCTCTGGGATACGTGAGTGTGTGGACTCCTCATCAGAAGGTGCCAGCCCAATACGGGAGATCCGCCAAGGATacagggagtgggagaggcaaCAGGCGAATACTTACTTTTCAGCAACTAGcctttaaataaaaatctgagtGGCCTTGCTGAATGGTCATTACAAATGTTGAATTGTGACAGTCAGCCGCAACCTCCAAATGCAATATTTAATACAAGAGACAGAATATCAAACTATATTTACTGTTTACAGTAGTAAAGGACAACAAAGAATGTACAAATTGTGAACAAACAGCAGAGCCAGCAGACACCACATCCACACCCCAACAGCAAAACACAAAGGAAAGGCAAGATTCCGGGCAAGCAAGAGATGATGGTCCAGGTCGCACTGTCCAGGTACCAGaaggaggcagagcagggccaTCAGGCAGCAGGGGTTCCATACAAAAGGGCAGGAGAACTGAAAGTTTAATAGGTAAAGGTTCCAAAATGTTTCACAGAAATGAAACCACAGCTAATGTCAGGAAAGCGGCAGAGCACATCTGTGAGAACATGAAGTCATCTTTGCACAGGGCCCATCTGTAACCACACTTTGAAGTAGCTCTTTGACACAAAAAAGTCACTGCAAAATCAGCAATACTTAATCATACTTTATATAGAAACCATAATTATTCATCAGAAGCAAATAATGGAAGAAATCTGAGGCCACAGTACTGCCAAGTGAGAAACATGGCAATTGTTTTCCTCTATTTAAAGGGgacccctgaaactaatacaaaataatagtgaatataaactgtaattgaaaaatttaaaaaaaaaaaaagggaaaagccaATTTCTGCTGCACCCTGCTTTGCCCATGCACCATCAGGGGTcctgggcctgcccctgcccaAGGAGAACTAGAGGAACAGAGTGCCCAGGCCCGTGCTACTGAGGGACTCGGTTACTTCTCACCTTTTCAAAAGCATTCCAGTCTTCTCCCTTCAACTTTACCATATTCTCACAAAACTTAAACTTGCAATATTTAGCATTGAAAAAACCTACAAGACAGTAAGTAGACCTACAAGAAACAGTAAGTGGAAGTTTGTCTCCCCACAATGCCCCCAGAAGCACCCCCACTTTGGTGACGTGAGCTCTCTACAATGGACTAAGCAGGGGGATTTATTCAATACCTGGGATAAGATCCCCGTCTAGACTAAAAAGGGACATTCACACAACAAGCTTCGGGGAAATGTTGTAAGGGGGGAAAAGACAAAAATGAGAGCAAAAGCAAACCCCCAAAACCTTGCAACTCATTTTCCTAAACAGACATGACACTGGCTGGCCCAGTTCAGGTAAGGATTCATCCCTGCAGTTTTGAGTTGCACCCGCAGTATGTCGGAGAGGAAAGGGATTTTTGTGGATGTCCTTGGTTCCTGCAGACTCCTTTGTGATTGGCATGGTCACGTGTTCACTATTCAACAGCAAATGCAAGGACGGTGACAAAGTGGGACGGTCCCTCTACAGACCACATCCCAAGAGGCAGCCAGCCGCCCGTGAGCCTCCTGTTTGCTGCTGGAACACGTCGATGGTATCTTCATCCTCCATCTCCAACTGGCAGGGTCGGCGTGACAGgcacagagagagaggggaaatctGTTAGTTTTCTCGCCATCACAGGAACAAAAACTGTTCAATTGAACACACATGTCCACTGCACTGTCTCCCTCGCACCGGCGCACAACACCCCACCACACCTTTGCTCTGGGGGCTGCTCCTGGGTCGCTAGGTCATATCAGGGAGAAGAGGCTTTGTTTAGGATTTCCAATAAGCTACCATTCAGCAACCTTCCCCTAACAAAACTCACAAAAAAGGGTATTCAAAACTAACTTTAACTGACAGAAAAACTAAGtctcattaaaaaatgaacaagtaTCTAAAATTGTTACTGAAAATTAGACAAAATCAGAGCCCAATTAGGAACATCCACAGAGTGGCGCGAAGTCCTCAGGACTAGCAGGGGCCATGCACTTCACAACAAGTGCAGTGGATGGCGGGTTCCAAAGCAAACCAAGTCAGAAAAGAACCCACTTGGTAAGGGACTGGCTGCGGGCTGTACGCCTGCTCCCCGTCCCTTCCCTTCAAGACCAGGGCAGAGATTGGCAAAAgctccccacctgctcctcctgaCACCACGGGAATGGACATCTGCCCTGATCTTTGTCGATTCTCGGAACAAAAGAACTTCTGCCAAATCATAGAGACTAAACAGGGCTGGAGGCAGTAACATTtcccagaaacagagaagcaggtCCGGGTTAGCGGGCCCTGTGCTGCTGTAGACACTACCTGAACAGGAGCCAGAGTGACAGGCTGGAGGAGAGCgttccagccccccaccccagtgcaagTCCCCCAGAAATCCTCAGGGCCAACCACCATCTCACAGCAGGAGAGTTCCTCAACTGAGCAGAAATATGTTGCCCTCTTATATGCGCCAGCCCAATGGGTTCTGCCTCTGTGAAGGGCAAGACTGAGTGAGACCCCAATAGTAGGTGACTCTGGATCACAAGGTCGTCCAGCTGATGAATGACAAGAACCACAGGCTGAACCTCGGCCTCCAACTGCATCCGAAACTTTTCACTGTGGAGCCATGCAATGCAACATGCTGGGCCGACACAGACTGTTGGGGGGAGGTCACAGGCTTAACAAAAGCTGACTcctgactgaaatgaaggggtACACACTCCTTTCCATCCATACCCCTATGCACAAATGCTTACAGGGCACAAGAAGCAAGCCAGTAAGTTGGCTACAAATTGACTAACACTACAAATTCAATGTccagaccaccagggggtgttAGTGCATCTGCCCATCTTGCCTGGACCCCTCTGCTGAGCCCCCAGCCTGCCCGCTGCACCTCCCAGCCTGGAGGAGGATGTCCAACAAAGGGCATCATTCTCATCTGAAACACTAAACTGcccaattaaaatgttaaatattctaATAACGAAGAACATTAAGAAAAAGTAAGGTATCCCATATGAACACCCATCAGTAGCTCCCCAACAAGAATATTTCCAACAGCAATTAGTCAAATGCAGGTCGAAGTGGCCTCAAGATGGTCGAAGCTGTTTTCATACCTGGGCCGGGGTGTCTGCTTCGTTAATTGGCTGCCCATCAAACCTGAATCTAATCTGTCTCATCGACAAGCCCTggaaagaaaaggcaaatataattaaatatttctagGTAATGCATTAATTCAAAAACATCACATATTTACACCAAAATACCAGGATTCtgaccggaggatatttttccattgatttttagagaagggagagggagagacagagagaaacatccatgtgagagagagacatcgattggttgcctcctgcacgcacactgaccaggttcatgcccttgaccaaatggCACCTCGCACCTTCAATCCGTGggctgacgatctatccactgagccaaattggctaaggCCGAAaacctttttttcatttaaagggTCCTCAGGTTGTAAAGGCCCTATACATGCTGCAGAAGCAAACACAGTTCTTTGCTGAGTAGCACACTTTAATTAAACCAGGATTCAGTGAATTCCAAGAATAAAGTTTCAAAGCACTTgagtttcccttaaaaaaaagtcACCAAACTTGAAGAATATACTTTAGAATTAATATACCTACAAAAACTGGATAtgttagaataatttttaaaaagtaatataaaatatctttgcttaaaatgttttaaaactatcaAAAATATGTCAAGAAATAAGAGTTTATCAAAAATTAGCaagaaatcatttctttttttaaaaatatattttattgatttttacagagaggaagggagagggatagagagctagaaatgtcgatgagagagaaacatcgaccagctgcctcctgcacacccccaaccggggatgtgcccgcaaccaaggtacatgcccttgaccgtaatcgaacctgggaccttccagtccgcaggccaacgctctatccactgagccaaaccggtttcggcaagaaatcATTTCTTGAAAAGCAcataaaatgtttagaaattaaaattagaaattcagTGACAGATGAAACAGCAGATCAGACACAGCTGAAAAGAGACTGTGTGAAGCGAATAACAGGGCTAAAGGAATAACTAGAATACAAGTCAATAGACACcgacataaaaaatacaaaacagaacaGGGACTGAGGAAAAACACCAGGATTCTGAATGTGCAGATGGATGATCCAGTGGATTATAAACCGACAGGTGGGCCTACAACGCATTTACTAGGAATGTGATGCCAACACCAGCACCTTCAGAAACCACTGTTCTAGCGACCTGTAGGTCCGGGCACCCGCCCCTGCTGATCCCTCTCACTTCCCTCCAGAACCCAAGCAGGATCTCTAAACTCTGGCACCACCACCTTCCCCCTTTAAAACATTCTCAGAGAGAAACAGGTCAGGTGACAGAGGCATGTGACAAGAAGACTGCGTGAAACTGGAAGTAGTCCCGTTGGCTGTGGCCTTGAGAAAGGCAGGAGGAAAGGCATTTTCCATCCAAAGAGGAGCACGTGCAGACTTTCTGAATCCTGAGGGAACGGTAAACATGGTCAGGGTGCAGACACTGCCCTTTTAAAAGCATGTCTGATTTTGCTTAAACAGGAGAGATGGGATTAAAACACGCATCTCAGCTCCTCACGAAACCCTActgaaaagacataaaaaataaaaagatgcccTGGCCAACGTggttcagttagttgagcatcgtcccgtgcaccaaaaggttgccaattcCATTGCCAGTCAaggaacatacctgggtttcgaGTTCAATCCTCGGAGTACATGCCGGAGGCAACCGatctgtctctcacatcaatgtttctctctctctctctctctctctctctctctctctctctcccttcctctctctctaaaaaaatcaataaattaaaaagccatAATCAGCAGGACAAAGAACAGAAGAGGGGACGAGCCAGCACAAAAAGGGTGTTACTGATGGGCTGGATGCTCCAAAGCCCGGATGGTGGACCCCAAGgtctgggtgggagtgggggcaacAAGATGCAGCCctgagaggggaggggcaggcacagATGGTCTGGGAGGCAgaggtgcagcaggcagctgattcTGGATGGTGCCTAGAAGTGCCTATCAGACCCCAAGTCAGGGCCGCCAACTCCAAGAGGCCAGGAGCTGTGCCTTCCACAGGCAGAGGAGCTCCGGGCTGGAGTGAAACTGAGGAGCAGCAAGCACACCCGGAACTGCTTGGGGAAGAGGACAGGGCACCTATCACACCATCGCAGTAAGGTCCCTCACCCACTGAGTGAGGGGCCCAGGTGGAGGGGATAGGCCCAGGACCAAAGGTGAGTCCACAGAGCATGATGAGAGCAAAACAGACACAGGGATGAAGCACAAATGCATTTGAGCTGTAAGTTCATGACACTAACAAAAATAATCACAACTGAAAAGGCTCAATTTACCGGTCACTGTGGGGGACGCAAGGGAGTCAGCTCGTTACTTTGAAAACCGGTAAAGGGAAAGAATCAAGCATTTTGTAGAAACCACACTGGGATGAGGGATGTGTCTCCACAGCGTTTTCCAGCTACCGTGTGAAGGAGCCATGGACCTGCACTCAAATTCACTGTTCTGCAATCTCCCAGGAAGGAAGCCGCACACACACTGACCCCAGAGCAGACATGTGGTCACCCCCAGAGGAAGAGGCAGCATTTCGCCTGGCCTGCTGAGGCAAGAGCTGATGGGTACAACCTGGAGATGAAGAGGGTTGAAGACAGAAGGCCACCAAGgagtgcacagacacacacaaatatgcacacacgtgcacaccaACGCACACATgtgcagacacacatgcacacttccAGGATAGTGGAGCCCTGAACAGCCTGGACATGGGGTGACAGCAGAGTCCCACCCAGCCCATAGGCACACCTGCCGCTCGCAGTAGGCCTTCATCAGCTTGCTCAGTGGGGTGTGTCTCTTAATCTTGAACTGGACCACGGAGCCATCTTGCCCAGCCACTTTCAGGTTGATGTGGTCATTCTCTGTCTTCACTCCCTCCTGCAAGAGACATGACATTGGGCCTCAACACCCAAAATAACCACTACTTTAAAGGGCAAATCTTTAGGTAATTgctggggttttatttttaagtcattaaaAAGCAACCTAATTCTGAAAACTCTCCAGCAATCCAGTCACTCATGTGATGGTTTTATTTTGACAcggaaattatttttaacttctacTTGTTAAGCACCCATGTGTCAGGAAATGCAATGCAAATCTCCAGAGTTCATA of Eptesicus fuscus isolate TK198812 chromosome 3, DD_ASM_mEF_20220401, whole genome shotgun sequence contains these proteins:
- the LOC103289775 gene encoding small ubiquitin-related modifier 3, with the protein product MSEEKPKEGVKTENDHINLKVAGQDGSVVQFKIKRHTPLSKLMKAYCERQGLSMRQIRFRFDGQPINEADTPAQLEMEDEDTIDVFQQQTGGSRAAGCLLGCGL